In Mustela erminea isolate mMusErm1 chromosome 7, mMusErm1.Pri, whole genome shotgun sequence, the genomic stretch GGTCGATGATGGAGTTACACATGATGAGGACCAGGTAGGTGTTGAAGTGGGCGGCGTAGCAGACACAGTACGGGTTGGTGGGGCAGGTGATGATGAGGATgaggtggaggaagaagggggcCCAGCAGAAGACGAACACCCCCAGCAGGATGGTGATGGTGACAGCCCCCTTCATGCACGAGTGCTGCTGCGGGGCCGCCCCGTTGGCTGGGGGCAGCGCTGCGATGCGCCGGGCGTGCAGCCGGGCGAAGAGGAACATGTGCACGTAGAGCGAGCCCATGAGGAGCAGCATGGCGAAGAACATGGTGATGAGGCACACGATGACCATCTTGCTCTCGGAGTAGACGATGAACGCCACGCCGCACACGCCGCAGCACGCCCAGATGGCCGCAATCCAGGCGAGCGCCTTCCGCACGGTCATGATGCTGTGGTAGCGCAGCGCGTAGAAGATGGTGACGTACCGGTCCACGGCGATGGCCAGAAGGTTGCAGATGGAGGCCACCAGGGAGATGCAGATCAGGGAGTCGAAGACGTTGTCCATGTGCTGGATGAACCGGTCCTCGAAGGTCAGGTAGTTGCTGTTGATGATGGCGATCATGACGGTCTCCAGGGCGTTGGACACGCTCACCAGCATGTCGGCCACCGCCAGGctgcagaggaagaagtacatgggcgaGTGCAGGTTGCTGTTCCTGACCACGGCCAGGATGACCAGGATGTTCTCCAGCAGGCTGACGATGCCCAGCGCCAGGAAGACTTCGGGCTTGATGAAGACCTGCTCGCAGAACCCGCTGCTGCTCTGGTTGCTGAGGGAGGGGGCGGCGAGCTGCTCTGAGCTGTTGGGCAGGGTTGGCTGAGCAGACAGCAGGCAGCACGAAGCGTTCATTGCTCACAGACGGTGGGAGCAGGGGCTCCGGCAGCGTCCGGAACCTGCTGCTGCTGACGGCCGGGGTCTCCCTCCGGGTGCTGGGGGCAGGTGCCCGTGCAGTCcggactgagggagagggagggaaagtcaGCTGCGACACAGCCCAGAGAACTTTCCCTCGCTCCTCCAAGACAAGCAGTTTTACGGACACTCTTCTGTGTCGTCGGCTGTCTGCCTTCCTTCTCACCCCTTCCCACACCCCCAGCAGGGAATGGAAGACCTGCCCCCGGTGGCCAG encodes the following:
- the MC3R gene encoding melanocortin receptor 3, with translation MNASCCLLSAQPTLPNSSEQLAAPSLSNQSSSGFCEQVFIKPEVFLALGIVSLLENILVILAVVRNSNLHSPMYFFLCSLAVADMLVSVSNALETVMIAIINSNYLTFEDRFIQHMDNVFDSLICISLVASICNLLAIAVDRYVTIFYALRYHSIMTVRKALAWIAAIWACCGVCGVAFIVYSESKMVIVCLITMFFAMLLLMGSLYVHMFLFARLHARRIAALPPANGAAPQQHSCMKGAVTITILLGVFVFCWAPFFLHLILIITCPTNPYCVCYAAHFNTYLVLIMCNSIIDPLIYAFRSLELRNTFREILCSCDAMNLG